A genomic region of Chiroxiphia lanceolata isolate bChiLan1 chromosome W unlocalized genomic scaffold, bChiLan1.pri scaffold_83_arrow_ctg1, whole genome shotgun sequence contains the following coding sequences:
- the LOC116781601 gene encoding zinc finger protein 22-like, protein MPRAGGGVAEGGQGPWPRADWLRGGSVKAEGGQSERHFGRVDVSEENSAAAALRSPEDKSPRETLVGEAVLKGSMAQEGSGEEKGRRSPHRRGSKAIPGCSEEERASLCREGGRSLSWNSNLVVPDQPPSREKPFRCLECGKSFKNSSILIRHQQIHTGARPYSCGECGKSFNQSSHLIKHQRVHTGERPYMCNDCGKNFSDSSNLIRHQHIHTGEQPYTCGECGKSFRDSSHLHNHQLIHTRERPYKCGECGKSFPHSSTLTKHQRTHR, encoded by the exons ATGCCCCGCGCAGGTGGGGGCGTGGCGGAGGGCGGGCAGGGTCCGTGGccgcgcgctgattggctgcgGGGCGGGTCTGTAAAGGCGGAGGGCGGGCAGAGCGAGCGCCATTTTGGCCGCGTGGACGTGAGTGAAGAGAACTCGGCGGCCGCTGCACTTCGCTCT ccggaggacaaatccccccgtgagaccctggtgggagaggccgttttgaagggctccatggcgcaggaaggcagcggggaggaaaagggccggAGATCCCCCCacaggaggggctccaaagccatcccagggtgctctgaggaggaaagagccagccTGTGCCGGGAAGGTGGCCGGAGCTTGAGCTGGAACTCCAACCTGGTGGTCCCTGATCAACCTCCCAGCAGAGAGAAGCCCTTcaggtgcttggaatgtgggaagagcttcaagaACAGCTCCATCCTCATCCGACACCAGCAGATCCACACTGGGGCACGTCCCTACtcatgtggggaatgtgggaagagcttcaaccaGAGCTCCCACCTGATCAAACACCAGCGTgtccacactggggaacggccctacatGTGCAATGATTGTGGGAAGAACTTCAGTGACAGCTCCAACCTGATCcgacaccagcacatccacactggggaacagccctacacgtgtggggaatgtgggaagagcttcagggacAGCTCCCACCTCCACAACCACCAGCTCATCCACACTagggaacg gccctacaagtgtggggagtgtgggaagagcttcccCCACAGCTCTACCTTGACCAAACACCAACGGACCCACCGGTAA